One Archangium violaceum genomic window, GTTGGCTCGGCGAACAACCCGTCCAAGCAGGAGGGGCTTGCCCACCTCGTGGAGCACCTCACCTTCCGAAGCAGGCCGGATGCGAAGTCGAACGTGTGGACGCTGCTCGCTCGCGCGGGGGCGGGTGAGGTCAACGCCTTCACCAGTCTGGACTACACCCTGTACCACGCCGCCGCGCCCAAGGAGGCGCTGGCCGAGCTGCTGCGCATCGAGGGCCATCGCCTCCGGGCTCCCCTGGCCGGCGTCGACGCGAAGGTCTTCGAGGTCGAGCGCGAGGTGGTGCGCAACGAGCTGCGTGAGCGCAACGAGACGGGTTACACCGGCCAGGTCTTCACCTGGCTGCAGGAGGCGTCCTTCCCCGCCGGGCACCCCTACGCGCGCTCGTCCATCGGCACGCACCAGTCGCTCTCGGCGCTCACCCTCCAGGACGCTCGCTCCTTCGTGCGCCAGCACTACCGCCCGGAGAACATCACCCTCGTCATCGTGGGGGACGTGGACCTGGCCACCATCGACAAGCTCGTCGCCGAGCAGCTTCCGCCGGCGCTCGTCGGAGAGGGCATTCCGCTCGCTCCCGACAAGCGGTTGCCGGAGCAGCCCCCTGAGCCCCCCCTCGTCCCCAAGGCCCCCCTGGCGCGCTACGAGGCCGCGGTGCCCACCCCCGAGCTCTACATCAGCTGGGTGCTGCCGCGTGGTTTCGACTCGGCCAGCGCCATCCACGACTTCGTTCGCACCGCCATGGCGCGCGAGCTCTGGGCCTCGATGAGGGAGGATGGAGACATCGCCGGCATCCAGACCGATCTCGTTCCAGCCCGAACGGCCTCGCTGCTGGTGTGCCGGATCGTCCTGCGCCAGGGCGCCCATCCGGAGCGGTCCGCGGAGGCGGTGCTCAACCAGCTCTTCCGCGTGTGGAACACGTCCGGTGATGCCACGGAGCAGCTCGTGCGCAATGCGCGCTTCGGCGAGATGCGGCTGTCGGCCATCAGCGACATGGCACTGGAAGCCGAGCACGTCGTCAGCCGCGCCGTGCGGCGGGCCGAGCTCACCCACTTCAACCTCGATGCCCGGGCCTACTCGCGCTCACTGCAGGCCCTGGCGCAGCTGAGTGCCTCGGACATCACCGACTTCGCCTACAAGTACCTGCCCCGCGAGCGTGCCCACGTCGTCTATGTCAGCCCGCTGGGCACCACGGTGTCCGACACGAGCACCTCCCCCGTGGGGATTTCGGTGTCCTCGAGCGAGGACGATGCCGAGGCACAGGTCCTCGCCACGCTGGTTCCCCGAGTCCCCGCTCCGGGCGTCGCGAGCTACCGCACGGTGCGCCTGGAGAACGGGCTCGAGGTCATCATCGGCAACCGGCCCGGAATGCCCCTGGTGACGGTGGGGCTCACCCTTCGCGGAGGCAGCTCGGACACCGGCCCGCTCGGGGCGGCGGAGCTCGCCAACCGGCTCGCATATCCCGAGACCAACCGGGCGGGCACCCCCAGGCACTTTGGCTTCCGCATGAGGCGTCTCGTGGGGCGAGATCATGTCCAGTACGTCCTCTCCGGCGCGGCGGGCAACGTGGGCAACATGCTCGCCATCCTCTCCGAGGAGATGTCCTCGATACGCACCGAGGACTCGCTGGTGCGCTACTACAAAGAGGAGGTGCTGCCCTACATCCGCTCCGTGGAGGCCTGGCCGCAGATGGTCGCCGAGCGCGACTTCCGCAAGGCACTCTACGGAGATCACCCCTATGGCCAGGTGGCCACCGCGAGCGACGTGGAGACGATCTCGACCCGCGCCATCCATGAGTGGCTGAAGCAGACACACCATCCAGCCAACGGCACCGTGGCCATCGTGGGCGAAGTGGATGTGGATCAGGTGGAGCAGCTCGCACGCGAGTGGCTCGGCCGCTGGCATGCGAAGGGCGATGGCCTGCCCCTCGCGGCACCGCCTCCCCCGGAGCAGAGCATCGTCGGCAAGCCCCGGTTCGTCATCACCGAGCGTCCGGGCGCCACCCAGGCGCAGCTGCAGGTGGGTTGCCTCCTGCCCACCCCGGACGAAGCCGCGGCGACGCGCTATTCGGTGCTCGCGGAGTTGGCGAGCGAGCGGCTCACCCAGGCCCTGCGTCACGAGCTGGGCGCCAGCTATGGCTTTCACGGCTCCAGTGCCCTGTTTCGTGGCGGCACCTCGCAGCTCGTCCTTCGCGGCACGGTGGACAACGCCCACCTCCCCCATGCGCTCAAGGCCTTCACGCAGCACCTCGCGGAGCTCTCCGCGGGCACCTTCCGTCCGGGTGAGCTCGCGCGCACCCAGAGGCGGCTCCTCAACGACTACGCCGTGTCGCTTGGCACCTCGGGAGAGCGCGTCACCGCGGTGCTCAGTGCCCGCAACCTCGGCTGGTCCCTGGGCGCGGTGGACGAGCTCCCCGCCCATCTGTCCGCCGTGACGGAGAAGGCGGTGAGCCAGGACTTCACCGCGTGTACCCAGGGGCGATTCGTCTTCTCCATCCTCGGAGACCCGGCGGTGGTGCGGGCCGCGGTGCAGGAGATGCCCACGCCGTAGCCTTGCCGATGCAGGATGGCGGCGCCAGCGCCTACCGCGAACAAGCTGTTCCCAACGCCCCAAAGCCCCATCAGTTCCCGGCGCGTACCGCTCGAGATGGGGGTCCCACCGTATTCAGGACGGGCGCGAACGCTGGCAAGACGATCTCGATCGCCTTGCATGTTGGTACACCTCTCCAGCCGCGGGAGGCTCAAACGAACACCTGCCTCCTCGTTGTCGGAGAGGCGCTGAAACCATTTGAAATGAATCGCCTCCAGATGACAGACATGTTGCCTCCGCAGCTGTGACAGCCCTCACACTCCAGGGTTGAAGTGGCGCACAGACCCGGTGGAGAGAGCAGTGGAGGTGACGATCTCCTCTGGATGCCAGCCAGCCCCAGGGGCAGAGCGGTGTAGGGTCGTTCCATGGCACGCAGTCCCTTGGGGGCGCGCAGGATGTTGCTCCTCGTCATCGCGACGGTGGTTCTCGCCTACCTGGTACTCTGCCTCCAGGTGTTCCTCTTTCAGAGGAACATCCTCTTCCCGGTGCCTCCAGGGGCGCGCGAGCCGCAAATGCCCGGCGCCACGCTGCTGCGGATTCCTGGGAGGGAGGGCTCGACGGTCTACGTGCTGCACATACCCGCGCCGCCGGGAGCGCCAACGGTGGTGCACTTTCATGGCAACGGAGACCAGCTCGCGGACCAGATCCCGGTGGCGTGGCGCTTCAAGGAGGCCGGGCTCGGCTTCTATGTGATGGAGTACCCGGGCTATGGGCTCGCGGCGGATGGGGGAGGACACTGGGCCGCTTGTTCCCTCGCGCCACCGTGCGGCTCGTGGAGGGGGCGACCCACAATGATGTGTTCTACACGCCAGGCGTCCTCGAGGAGCTGGTGCGGTTCGCGCGAGCTGGGGCGTCACACGTGGACACGGGCCACCCCGAGCCATGATGGTTGGGAGACAGGCTTCGAACCCGTCTCCCCGTGGAAGCCGAGGCTCCGGTCCTACTTGCGCTGCCAGACCCGGACGTAGTCGACGTACATGTACATCGGGAAGTCCGCCAGGTTGGGCTCGGCATTGCCCGTGAACTGACCGCCCAGGGCCAGGTTCAGGATGATGTGGAACGGCTTCTGGAACTCCTCCTTGTTGCTCGCCGTGATGTCCACGGTGTGCACCGGCGAGGGGTTCGTCTCACGGTCGACGTACCAGCGGATCTGCGTGGGCTCCCACTCGATCGTGTACAGGTGGAACTGCGTGACGTTGCCCACGTAGATGTTGCCCGGCTGATCGTTGTTCATGCCGTTCGCCCACGGATAGAGCCCGATGCGCGAGTCCCAGAACAGGTTCTGGTACGTGTTCGTCTCGCTGTTCTTGTGCTCCATGATGTCGATCTCGCCGCAGCTGGACCAGTTGGACGCCATCACGTCGTAGTGGCTCATCGGCGCGGCGTAGTTCGTGGTCACGGTGTCGTCGCACGCCGTCCCCATCATCCAGAAGGCCGGCCAGGTGCCAATCGCGTTGGGCATGGCGATCCGGGCCTCGATCCGCCCATGCGTCCAGGAGCGCTTGCCCTTGGTCGTGATGCGCCCCGAGCGCTGGTACCAGTTACGGCCGGCGATCACCGTGGGCGTGGTGTGGTACTCGGCCTTGATGACGAGGTTGCCGTTCTGCACGTACGTGTTCTCCGGCCGGTACCACTCCCACTCCCCGTTGCCCCAGCCCGAGAAGGCCCCCGCGCCCGGATTCCAGCCGTTGCCGACGTGGTAGCTCCAGTTGGCCGCGTTGGGCTGACCGCTGCCGTCGAAGGTGTCCTCCCACACCACGGTCCAGGAACCGCCAGGATTGGGGTTGGTGCCGGACATGGAGAACTGCGCCCACGCCGTGTCCGTCGCGCCGCCGGAGTAGCTGCCGATCGTGAAGAAGTAGCGCACCGTCGCGCCCGTCGGCACGCCCGTGACGTTGTACGTATGATTCGTGCCGCTGGCCGTCATCCGGACGTTGAGCTGCGTCCCACCATTGACCTGGTAGTGCAGATCCGCCCACGGCGCGTCGTTCACGTAGAACCGCACGCTGGTGGTGGAGGTGATCGTGTAACCCGACGTGGCCGCGGACGCGCCCGTCGCCAGCAGCACGGCGAACATCAGCACCATCCACCGCACCGCCAGAAACCCCCGGACTCCAGCCTTCGTGGATTCACCGCGATTCATCTGTTGCTCCTCACTTGGGGTAGGGAGGACCTGTCATTTTCGAGATTCCGACAAGCCCGGTCTCGAGCGCTAATCCAGGAAGTCGGAGAATCGCAATGACAGTGTGACAGGAGTCTGATTGATTCGTACTTTCGCAAACATTAGACTGGGGCCGCGTTGTCCGAGGGGGGCCCACAGTGAGTTCGAGCACATTCGTTCGAGGAGCTGCTACGACCCCTCGGAGGCCGCGCGTCCATGACCATGGACAGCTTCCAGGAACCTCCTCATGCCCTTGATTCGACTCGCCCTGGCGCTCTCTCTTGGGAGCGTCGCGCCCGACGCCCCGGCGTCCCAACCCGAGGCGGTGGTCGCCTCCCCTCCCCCCAGTGCACCCACTGAGCCCGGTGCACCCAGCGTCAGGCCCCACACGCGCTGGGGATTGATGCTCGACGGGGGCCTTCCCGATCTGGCGGGCGCCTCGGTGCTCTACCGCCCGTTGCCGTGGCTGCGTTTCAGCGGAGGCCTGGCGACCAATACGGCCGGCGTGGCGGTGCGCGCGGGCGTCGGCGTGGCCTTCTACTTCCCCATCACGCCCTCCCTGAATGTGGATGTCGGCCACTACTTCGGTGCCGACTACCGCCCGCTCTACCAGAGGCTCGGCGGCTCCAGCTCCGATGAGGGCGCCGAGCTGCTGAAGGATCTCAGCTACGACTTCGCCTCCGCCACCGTCGGATTGGAGCTCGGCTCACCGCGCCACTTCGTCTTCTTCGTGCGCGCGGGCATCAGCTACTGGTCCTTCGACGCTGGGAATTCCGAGGCCTTTCTCCGGACCGTCTTCGAGGACCCGGGGATCAGCGCGGATCCCGTCGGGCTGCGATTCACCTCCCCCTCGGCGAAGCTGGGCTTCCTCATCTACTTCCGTTGATTCCAGGGACAGAGATCACCATGAGCCATCTTCGACGCGCCTTGCTGCTGCTGTCCCTGTCCGGATTCCTCGGGGGCTGCTCGGACTTCTCCTTCAAGGACCTCTTCTTCGTGGAGTTGGAGGAGGAGCGGATGTGCAAGCAACTGGAGGACTTCGTGATGCCGGCGGCGCCGCCGGGGTCCTATGAGGTGAGCACGGTCCTCCCCTTCTCCTTCCCCGGCAGCATCGAGAGCGACACCGTGGGTTCGCTCACCCTCCAGCTCACCGAGGTGACGCTGCAGACCGACGACAACTCCCGGTTCGACACCATCGACGAGGCGATGCTGGCGATGCGGCCCGAGGGCGCCACCGACCTCTCCCAAGCGACCATGCTCCTCGCCTACGAGCGACAGCCAGGAGCCGGCGTTCAGGGCGTCCAGCTCCGGGGTGAGGAGGTGGACCTGACCCGGTTGAACCGGGACGGCCCGGTGGAGCTCTACCTCCAGGCAAAGGGGGCACTCCCCAACGAGGAGTGGACCCTGCGCGGACGGGCCTGCATGGCCTTCAGGGTCCGGGTCAACTACCTCTACCTGCTCCTGCCTACCCCGTGACCTCGAAGGTCATGTCCGCCCGCCGCAGGCGCTCGACGAGCTTCATGCCCATGCTCGAGGCGGGGGTGAGGACGCCGCCCTCCTTGGGGATGTCGTCGAAGGCGAGACACAGGGCGGACTCGGAGAGCATCCGGGACGTGGCCGCGTAGCCGGGATCGCCCCGACCGGCCACCTTCCCTTCCAGCCGCACGGGGCGTCCGGTCTTCGCGGACGTCCCCTCTCCTATCAGGCGGATCTCGAAGGAACCCCGCTCGCGCTCCTCCTCCGAGGGACCCTCCCCGGGGGCGAACCGCTTCTCGATCAGGCGCCTCACCGGAGGAATGCTCGCGGCGGCGAAGAGGCCACCGACGAGCCCCGCGGACATGCCGGCCGCGGAGAGCATCCCCTTCACGCCCGGCCCGAAGCTCGACGCCTCGGAGTAGAGGAAGTCCTGGCCCCAGGGGTAGCCGAGCAGCGCGTTGGAGCGCCGCACCACGCGGGTGTTGACGGCCGCCATCACGAAGGGGCCCGTCCACCGCCCGAGCTCCGCGTCGTAGCGCACGCCGAGCTGATCTCGCTCCTCGGGACGACCGCGCCGCGGCTCCGGGTCGAGCGCATGGGGATTGCCGAGCACCCGGCGCACGGAAGGGTCCGCGCGGGTCTCGTCCACGGCCTGCAGCATGCTCGCCACGGTACCCCCGCTGACGCCGCCGCGGAGCTTCGTCACGAGGTAGCGCACGCGGTTGCAGTGTGAGCCATGCTGCTGCCGCATGTGCTCCTGGATCACGAGCACGCCCAGGTCCGAGGGGATGGAGTCGAAGCCACAGGTATGGACGATGCGCGCCCCCGTCTCC contains:
- a CDS encoding M16 family metallopeptidase, translating into MSALLVSLLLLSPLACSTLPSRGQLVMRDVNFPLRDLRLPSGMRVIVEEDSRSPVVAVVSLVGVGSANNPSKQEGLAHLVEHLTFRSRPDAKSNVWTLLARAGAGEVNAFTSLDYTLYHAAAPKEALAELLRIEGHRLRAPLAGVDAKVFEVEREVVRNELRERNETGYTGQVFTWLQEASFPAGHPYARSSIGTHQSLSALTLQDARSFVRQHYRPENITLVIVGDVDLATIDKLVAEQLPPALVGEGIPLAPDKRLPEQPPEPPLVPKAPLARYEAAVPTPELYISWVLPRGFDSASAIHDFVRTAMARELWASMREDGDIAGIQTDLVPARTASLLVCRIVLRQGAHPERSAEAVLNQLFRVWNTSGDATEQLVRNARFGEMRLSAISDMALEAEHVVSRAVRRAELTHFNLDARAYSRSLQALAQLSASDITDFAYKYLPRERAHVVYVSPLGTTVSDTSTSPVGISVSSSEDDAEAQVLATLVPRVPAPGVASYRTVRLENGLEVIIGNRPGMPLVTVGLTLRGGSSDTGPLGAAELANRLAYPETNRAGTPRHFGFRMRRLVGRDHVQYVLSGAAGNVGNMLAILSEEMSSIRTEDSLVRYYKEEVLPYIRSVEAWPQMVAERDFRKALYGDHPYGQVATASDVETISTRAIHEWLKQTHHPANGTVAIVGEVDVDQVEQLAREWLGRWHAKGDGLPLAAPPPPEQSIVGKPRFVITERPGATQAQLQVGCLLPTPDEAAATRYSVLAELASERLTQALRHELGASYGFHGSSALFRGGTSQLVLRGTVDNAHLPHALKAFTQHLAELSAGTFRPGELARTQRRLLNDYAVSLGTSGERVTAVLSARNLGWSLGAVDELPAHLSAVTEKAVSQDFTACTQGRFVFSILGDPAVVRAAVQEMPTP
- a CDS encoding glycoside hydrolase family 16 protein gives rise to the protein MNRGESTKAGVRGFLAVRWMVLMFAVLLATGASAATSGYTITSTTSVRFYVNDAPWADLHYQVNGGTQLNVRMTASGTNHTYNVTGVPTGATVRYFFTIGSYSGGATDTAWAQFSMSGTNPNPGGSWTVVWEDTFDGSGQPNAANWSYHVGNGWNPGAGAFSGWGNGEWEWYRPENTYVQNGNLVIKAEYHTTPTVIAGRNWYQRSGRITTKGKRSWTHGRIEARIAMPNAIGTWPAFWMMGTACDDTVTTNYAAPMSHYDVMASNWSSCGEIDIMEHKNSETNTYQNLFWDSRIGLYPWANGMNNDQPGNIYVGNVTQFHLYTIEWEPTQIRWYVDRETNPSPVHTVDITASNKEEFQKPFHIILNLALGGQFTGNAEPNLADFPMYMYVDYVRVWQRK
- a CDS encoding autotransporter outer membrane beta-barrel domain-containing protein; this encodes MPLIRLALALSLGSVAPDAPASQPEAVVASPPPSAPTEPGAPSVRPHTRWGLMLDGGLPDLAGASVLYRPLPWLRFSGGLATNTAGVAVRAGVGVAFYFPITPSLNVDVGHYFGADYRPLYQRLGGSSSDEGAELLKDLSYDFASATVGLELGSPRHFVFFVRAGISYWSFDAGNSEAFLRTVFEDPGISADPVGLRFTSPSAKLGFLIYFR
- a CDS encoding saccharopine dehydrogenase family protein, whose product is MPKTANVEFDIILWGATGFTGRLVAEYLARTQDAHRARWALAGRDRARLEQVRASLAAKHPACASLPLVLGDAKDPASLDALVARTRVVITTVGPYARHGDELVAACARSGTDYCDLTGEVQWMRRTIDAHHARARETGARIVHTCGFDSIPSDLGVLVIQEHMRQQHGSHCNRVRYLVTKLRGGVSGGTVASMLQAVDETRADPSVRRVLGNPHALDPEPRRGRPEERDQLGVRYDAELGRWTGPFVMAAVNTRVVRRSNALLGYPWGQDFLYSEASSFGPGVKGMLSAAGMSAGLVGGLFAAASIPPVRRLIEKRFAPGEGPSEEERERGSFEIRLIGEGTSAKTGRPVRLEGKVAGRGDPGYAATSRMLSESALCLAFDDIPKEGGVLTPASSMGMKLVERLRRADMTFEVTG